A DNA window from Desulfovibrio desulfuricans DSM 642 contains the following coding sequences:
- a CDS encoding haloacid dehalogenase-like hydrolase — MASAAGAADTVMLQREGWDPTVRQSLNEMFVLYGKGSPNYNPSIRPYAVFDFDNTVSILDVEEQLAINQLEHMRFAVKPEQMYAVLTTGVPDINMDLGKEYNNLTVATVAADAAAAYKRLYAQGYVSPAGIYGEKMQKMQAGDDWKEFATKARWLYDAIGDTMDVSVSYPWITYWFTGMTPQQVYGMAHEAFVHYRKASADPAFWQKRKWQSPAAYKGSKAGQLTVSYKQGITVSPEIQELFHALEVNGFDAWVCSASFIDVISAAVSPEVFGIEGVDGVLAMTNKEQNGKYINAYDYDFHAQTQGKGKTLSISKLIAPLYRGRGPVFVAFDSQGDFNFVSEYADTAVGLALNRARKDDAGILAAVALYQNQKKLTVAKAVQLGNTRYLLQGRNENGGYLWPRPEVQQLGKDKPELLSSKAEGWLKKLESGTPVPVLINDAPKLTGKLKTYDGYKSIR; from the coding sequence ATGGCTTCCGCCGCTGGCGCAGCGGATACTGTCATGTTGCAGCGCGAGGGGTGGGATCCCACCGTCAGGCAGAGCCTCAATGAAATGTTTGTGCTCTACGGCAAGGGCAGCCCCAACTATAATCCCTCCATCCGGCCTTACGCTGTTTTTGATTTTGACAACACGGTTTCCATTCTGGATGTGGAAGAGCAGCTTGCCATTAATCAGCTGGAGCACATGCGCTTTGCCGTCAAGCCCGAGCAAATGTACGCCGTGCTGACCACCGGTGTGCCGGATATCAACATGGATTTGGGCAAGGAATATAACAACCTCACGGTTGCCACGGTTGCTGCCGATGCCGCTGCCGCATACAAAAGGCTGTACGCGCAGGGGTATGTTTCACCCGCCGGAATTTACGGCGAAAAAATGCAGAAGATGCAGGCAGGCGACGACTGGAAGGAATTTGCCACCAAGGCGCGCTGGCTTTATGACGCCATTGGCGACACCATGGATGTTTCCGTTTCCTACCCCTGGATCACCTACTGGTTTACAGGCATGACGCCCCAGCAGGTCTACGGCATGGCGCACGAGGCCTTTGTGCACTACCGCAAGGCCAGCGCCGACCCTGCCTTCTGGCAAAAGCGCAAGTGGCAGAGCCCCGCGGCCTACAAGGGCAGCAAGGCCGGGCAGCTCACAGTATCATACAAGCAGGGCATAACGGTATCGCCTGAAATTCAGGAGCTGTTCCACGCGCTTGAAGTCAATGGTTTTGACGCCTGGGTGTGTTCTGCCTCGTTTATTGATGTCATCTCCGCTGCGGTCAGCCCCGAAGTTTTTGGCATTGAAGGCGTGGACGGCGTACTTGCCATGACCAACAAGGAACAGAACGGCAAGTACATCAATGCCTATGATTATGATTTTCATGCGCAGACCCAGGGCAAGGGCAAAACGCTGAGTATTTCAAAGCTCATTGCGCCCCTGTACCGTGGGCGCGGCCCCGTGTTTGTGGCCTTTGACTCGCAGGGTGATTTCAACTTTGTGAGCGAATATGCCGACACCGCCGTGGGCCTTGCGCTTAACCGCGCCCGCAAGGACGATGCCGGTATTCTGGCAGCCGTGGCCCTGTACCAGAACCAGAAAAAGCTCACCGTGGCCAAAGCCGTGCAGCTGGGCAATACCCGCTACCTCCTGCAAGGGCGCAATGAAAACGGCGGATATTTGTGGCCCAGGCCCGAAGTGCAGCAGCTGGGCAAGGACAAGCCCGAACTGCTCAGCAGCAAGGCCGAGGGCTGGCTGAAAAAGCTCGAAAGCGGCACCCCTGTGCCCGTGCTGATCAATGACGCTCCCAAGCTTACGGGCAAGCTCAAAACGTATGACGGGTATAAGTCCATACGTTAG
- the pta gene encoding phosphate acetyltransferase — protein sequence MHNGLYITATGPMTGKSAIALGAMQLLTRSMRKVAFFRPIINEPLWDDRDPDIHLMLEYFKLKMDYADTFAYTQREARQIINQGSRNLLIENIIQKYKKLLETYDFVVCVGTDFLAKDPVFEFELNAEIAANLGCPVLLVTSGYNVSAEDIRDSLQITMDSLEPYALDVVATIVNRRSLTQTELDELRAHFSTQESPALIFSVPNDPTIGQPTMADVKKGLDAEVLFGEKRLDALVGDYLIAAMHVDNVLNYIAKDQLIVTPGDRADVLLAAIASRLSSSTPDIAGVLLTGGIRPSENVCKFIEGWTGSPLPILLTPHHTYKAFMALQSIIAPIEPGDLRKINSVLGLFEQYVNGKEIENRIGGERSSRITPMMFEFELIQRAKANKMRIVLAEGTEERILRATDILLRRDVAEIILLGDVEEIRSKASAFGLDIAKARLIDPVKSDLFEDYANTYYELRKKKGITPEQARDTMTDATYFATMMVKKDDADGMVSGSVNTTAHTIRPAFEFVKTKPGFTVVSSVFLMCLKDRVLAFGDCAVNPNPTAQQLAEIAIASAHTAKVFGIEPRVAMLSYSTGTSGKGADVDVVVEATKIAQEMAPDLALEGPLQYDAAIDPSVAKTKMPDSKVAGKATVFIFPDLNTGNNTYKAVQRAAGAVAIGPVLQGLNKPVNDLSRGCTVPDIVNTVAITAVQAAAEKAAQK from the coding sequence ATGCACAACGGTCTATACATCACCGCCACCGGGCCCATGACGGGCAAGAGCGCCATCGCCCTTGGGGCCATGCAGCTGCTCACCCGCAGCATGCGCAAGGTGGCTTTTTTCCGTCCCATCATCAACGAACCTCTGTGGGACGACCGCGACCCCGACATCCATCTGATGCTTGAATACTTCAAGCTCAAGATGGACTACGCTGACACCTTCGCCTACACCCAGCGCGAAGCCCGCCAGATCATCAATCAGGGTTCGCGCAACCTGCTCATCGAAAACATCATCCAGAAGTACAAAAAGCTGCTGGAAACCTATGATTTCGTTGTGTGCGTGGGCACAGACTTTCTTGCCAAAGACCCGGTTTTCGAGTTTGAACTCAATGCCGAAATTGCGGCCAACCTTGGCTGCCCGGTCCTCTTGGTCACCAGCGGCTACAATGTGAGCGCCGAAGACATTCGTGATTCGCTCCAGATCACCATGGACAGCCTTGAACCCTATGCGCTGGACGTGGTTGCCACCATTGTGAACCGCCGCAGCCTCACGCAGACAGAACTGGACGAACTGCGCGCCCACTTCAGCACGCAGGAAAGCCCAGCCCTGATTTTCTCCGTTCCCAACGACCCCACCATCGGCCAGCCCACCATGGCTGACGTGAAAAAGGGCCTGGACGCGGAAGTGCTGTTTGGCGAAAAACGCCTGGACGCGCTGGTGGGCGACTACCTTATCGCCGCCATGCACGTGGACAATGTGCTCAACTACATTGCCAAAGACCAGCTCATCGTCACCCCTGGCGACCGCGCCGACGTGCTCCTGGCAGCCATTGCCTCGCGCCTGTCGTCTTCTACTCCCGACATTGCGGGCGTTCTGCTGACCGGGGGCATCCGTCCCTCCGAAAATGTATGCAAATTCATTGAAGGCTGGACTGGCTCGCCCCTGCCCATCCTGCTGACGCCGCACCACACCTACAAGGCCTTTATGGCCCTGCAAAGCATCATCGCCCCCATTGAACCGGGCGATCTGCGCAAGATCAACAGCGTGCTGGGCCTGTTTGAACAGTACGTCAACGGCAAGGAAATCGAAAACCGCATCGGCGGCGAGCGCAGCAGCCGCATCACGCCCATGATGTTTGAATTCGAGCTGATCCAGCGCGCCAAGGCCAACAAGATGCGTATTGTGCTGGCCGAAGGCACCGAAGAACGCATCCTGCGCGCAACGGATATCCTCCTGCGCCGCGATGTGGCCGAAATCATCCTGCTGGGCGATGTGGAAGAAATCCGCTCCAAGGCCAGCGCCTTTGGCCTGGACATTGCCAAGGCCCGACTCATCGACCCGGTGAAATCCGACCTGTTTGAAGACTACGCCAATACCTACTACGAACTGCGCAAAAAGAAGGGCATTACCCCTGAACAGGCGCGCGACACGATGACCGATGCCACCTACTTTGCCACCATGATGGTCAAGAAGGACGATGCAGACGGCATGGTTTCCGGTTCGGTCAACACCACGGCGCACACCATCCGCCCGGCCTTTGAATTTGTGAAGACCAAGCCCGGATTCACCGTGGTTTCCTCGGTCTTCCTCATGTGCCTCAAGGATCGCGTGCTGGCCTTTGGCGACTGCGCCGTTAACCCCAACCCCACTGCGCAGCAACTGGCAGAAATCGCCATTGCCTCGGCCCACACGGCCAAGGTGTTTGGCATTGAGCCGCGCGTTGCCATGCTTTCCTACTCCACCGGTACTTCCGGCAAGGGTGCGGACGTGGACGTTGTGGTGGAAGCCACCAAGATCGCGCAGGAAATGGCCCCCGATCTCGCGCTGGAAGGCCCCTTGCAGTACGATGCGGCCATCGACCCCTCGGTTGCCAAAACCAAGATGCCCGACAGCAAGGTTGCCGGTAAGGCCACGGTGTTCATCTTCCCTGACCTCAACACCGGCAACAATACCTACAAGGCTGTGCAGCGCGCTGCTGGCGCGGTGGCCATCGGCCCCGTGCTTCAGGGCCTGAACAAGCCTGTCAATGATCTCTCGCGCGGCTGCACCGTGCCAGATATCGTCAATACCGTGGCCATCACTGCGGTGCAGGCCGCTGCCGAAAAGGCCGCGCAGAAATAG
- a CDS encoding acetate kinase, which produces MKILVINAGSSSCKYQLLEMDTRSVLCSGLAERIGQEGGRLTHKIAPDTDKEEKLVREAFFPTHVEAMELVIALLTDGDKGVIKDKSEIYAIGHRVLHGGEAVSDPVLVNERVKQIVEECAVLGPLHNPANLMGIEVAEKLFPGVPNVAVFDTEFGMGMPKEAFMYALPYELYEELRIRRYGFHGTSHKYIANATAEFLGKPLSELRSITMHLGNGSSMSCVKNGKCFDTSMGLTPLEGLVMGTRCGTIDPAIVPFVMEKKGLSPSEADTLMNKKSGLLGLCGYTDMRDVHAQVDKGNERAELALKLLVRSIKKTLGSYFFLLEGNVDALVFTAGIGENDDIVRAMVCEGLEAFGIKLNKEENSTRKPGARIITTPDSKIPVIIIPTNEELQIALATVEVLKK; this is translated from the coding sequence ATGAAAATTCTGGTGATTAACGCGGGTTCCTCGTCCTGCAAGTATCAGTTGCTGGAAATGGACACGCGCAGCGTGCTCTGCTCCGGTCTTGCCGAGCGCATCGGCCAGGAAGGCGGACGCCTCACCCATAAAATCGCCCCCGATACGGACAAGGAAGAAAAGCTTGTTCGCGAGGCCTTCTTCCCCACCCATGTCGAAGCCATGGAACTGGTCATCGCCCTGCTGACCGACGGCGACAAGGGCGTTATCAAGGACAAGAGCGAAATTTACGCCATCGGCCACCGCGTGCTGCACGGCGGCGAAGCCGTGAGCGATCCCGTGCTGGTGAATGAGCGCGTGAAGCAGATTGTGGAAGAATGCGCCGTGCTTGGCCCCTTGCACAACCCCGCCAACCTCATGGGCATTGAAGTTGCTGAAAAACTCTTCCCCGGCGTTCCCAACGTGGCCGTGTTCGATACCGAATTCGGCATGGGCATGCCCAAGGAAGCCTTCATGTACGCTCTGCCATACGAGCTGTACGAAGAACTGCGCATCCGCCGCTACGGCTTCCACGGCACCTCGCACAAGTATATTGCCAACGCCACTGCCGAGTTCCTTGGCAAGCCCCTTTCCGAGCTGCGCTCCATCACCATGCACCTCGGCAACGGCTCTTCCATGAGCTGCGTGAAAAACGGCAAGTGCTTTGACACCAGCATGGGCCTCACCCCGCTGGAAGGCCTTGTGATGGGCACCCGATGCGGCACCATTGACCCGGCCATCGTGCCCTTTGTCATGGAAAAGAAGGGCCTCAGCCCCTCCGAAGCCGATACCCTGATGAACAAGAAGTCCGGCCTGCTTGGCCTGTGCGGCTATACCGACATGCGCGATGTGCATGCCCAGGTGGACAAGGGCAACGAACGCGCCGAGCTGGCCCTCAAGCTGCTCGTACGCAGCATCAAAAAGACCCTTGGTTCCTACTTCTTCCTGCTTGAAGGCAACGTGGACGCCCTGGTGTTCACCGCCGGCATCGGCGAAAACGATGACATCGTCCGCGCCATGGTCTGCGAAGGCCTTGAAGCCTTCGGCATCAAGCTGAACAAGGAAGAAAACAGCACCCGCAAGCCCGGCGCGCGTATCATCACCACGCCGGACAGCAAGATCCCCGTGATCATCATCCCCACCAACGAAGAGCTCCAGATCGCCCTTGCAACGGTGGAAGTGCTGAAAAAGTAA